In the genome of Fusarium poae strain DAOMC 252244 chromosome 1, whole genome shotgun sequence, the window AGGTGCTGAAGTCGGTGATGAACTCGTCCTCAATGTTGGCGCTACCGAGGCGGTCGGCAAGCTCGTCAAGTTCGCCATTGTCGTAGTAAGAAGCATCCAAAATGTGCTTGGTAGCGTGGGGAGACATGGGCTTGGGGGCCTGGATCTGAGAGATTGACAGGGGGCGGCCCTTGGGGATGTCTAGGGAGAGCTTAGAGCTGTGGCGGGAGGATCGCGAGGATCGAGACTCCTTATCCTTGGAGGAGTGAGAAGAGCTCTTGCTGCTGGAGGATGATTTGGATGAGGATGACTTGtgcgaggaagaagaagacttgGACGAGGactttgaggaggaggaagacttggaagaagacttggaagaggatgaacgGGATGAAGACTTGTGAGAGTCGGTGGGAACGTCGAGAATGTTCAGCTCACGGCCGGTGGTGGGCTCAACAGTTGAGGTGACGCTGGGGTTGTGGGCAACGTGGTAACCGTCGATGATGTAGTAGTACCAGTATCGTTGGCCAGCCTCAAGAGTTGAGTTCTGGAATCGAAAGGTGCCCTTCCAGGAGCCGGACTTTGAAGAGGACTTGTCCTTGGAGAGAGGGAGCTGACCGACATAACCGTCCCAGGAGCCGAGAAGGTGGACAGTCTTGACGCCGGAGGAGACGcggagagagaaagaaagttgAATAGCCGACATGTTGACTTGATTTGATTATTTTATATGAAGTTGTTTGGGTAGCAGGATGCTGAAAAAAAGAGTGCAAATGTTGATTTGATAATTGGCACGAGCAAGTGAAATCCGTGAATTTCTGTAATTAGACGATTATAGCGGGTGTGATTGGATAACAAAGAACAAAAATAGTCGTTAAAAGGGATATTGTCTCTAAGCTGACCAGCAActtgattgaattgagtttCGAGATTGTTGATGCGGGTGATTTCTTGGGATTAGAGACAACAAAAATTAGAAGTATAATAGAGACCTGCTCTATGGAGGGGGACAACGAAAACACAAAGGGGGAAAGGGTAAGAGACCCAAAAACAGAAACCGGACTTGCGATTGAAAAGGACTtgctgaagaagaaagagagaaaaggaaaagagttgTTTGGGGCGTTGGTCCTGTTTATAAGAAGCGGCCGTGTATGGCGGCCATAGTGTGAGAGTCGGCTCCCAGTCCGGTTGCCTTGTTGAATTCGATAGACCACACAAAGCAAGGAAGATAGAATAATACAAATTAAAAGATGCAGCCAATGAGAGGCTGCAGACAAGGAGATGGCGAGTTCATGTCGACTATCATCACTCAGCATCACACTTGGTTGTGGGTGAAGGTAGAGGAGGGTTCCCAGTTCTAGCGTGGGCGGTTAAGCAGAGAGTGCGTGCATCAAAGAGTGGGTCAACGATGCGATATTTAGAAGCAGCCCACTGAGTCCCAGGGAGCGGGGGTCCCGGCATAGAAACACTACGCCAATCACATCCCTAGCACCGCTAAACAAGCCCAAAGGTGATCCCCCGTCGAGCGTCTATATCTCCCCCGCCATTGGCCCGTGACACCACTAAAAGCCATCTCTCGTCACTCTGCAGACCATCCAATCATGTCTTGCTATTCAACGTCGTCAACCACTTCAGCCCCATGTAGAGGCCTCAGCATTGCATTTGTTCTTCACCAATACTAACAAATAACAATCTATGGATCATGcaattcctcctcctcctacGTACTTGCCTTCATCTCACAtcgcatggcatggcattgCATCGCATCACATCTAATCTGCCGTAATAATGTcctgcttttgcttttgacATCTACCTCCATTATTGGGCCGCTCCTCAGTCGGGCGAGACGTAGTGCAACCCTCGAGTTCATGCGGCCGTACTcaagtatgtatgtacatatgaCTTACTCTGCAATTTGACAAGTCAAGAATTGGCTCACTTGACCGACCGACTAGTTTGACTTTCTCTCAACTTCAATGCGGAATGATATGCTCCGTTATCATTGTATTGGTGGCAGTATATTCTACCACGGCATATCCTATTCACGCTAAATACTATCACAGAGTATCCATACCTGCGCTATTGAATTAGAACAGAGACATGTGGATTGGTGGTGGTCCATAAACAGGCCGCTATACAAGGTACATACATATCGAGGCCTCGTTTGTATTCCCATGTCCAACCACCTCCCTTGACCATCCCTGACAAGCTCCTCATTCCTATGCACACGGAAATCTCTGATAGAAAGCCCAGTCCAAAAGTTATGGATACCGCTGAGTACAATTCACATCTTCAAGTACCCTATTCGACAAGTACAATGGGTCTAGGCATACCATCCCCATCTTCCCCCCCTCTACGGCCCGTCAGCAAGTGCCCGGCACAAACCTCCAAGACTTTACCATTATCCTTCCAGGTCTAGCATCGGTGACATCGGTCCTCCGTCATCCGACTACCTACATAGTATATGCATGCTATGACTTTTTAGCTCCGGCGGGTATGTGAGGTCCGTCACACAACTAAAGAGTGCACCCACCGCCCTCTTTCTATCTACAAGGTCTATGCTTGTGATATTTGCTTGCTTTCAAGTAAGTGAGCGGGGGAATTTTTCCACTTTGTAAAAATCCAAAGACAAGGTAAGGATCATCAACAAGGAACTTTGTCTTAGAACGTGACTCCTTCGTATGCTGCATGTCCAAGTAGGTGGAGGAGGGATGACTATTGACGAGTGAGGTTGGAGTTGTTATCGCCGGAAACTATACGACAAGGTAATGGTATACGATGTTTCCACAGAGGATCCGAATCACTTGACAAAGGTTGCACGCGAAATGGTTCTCTATACTACGAGCTTTTCTCTACAAGGACTCATGACCTTTTTTCATGCTGTAAGCCGACGCTTTTGTGTTGAGATGCATGAAGAGTTGCCGCTGGCAATCTGTCTTTGCAAAAGCTGCGGTCCTGAGTATAGTCATGGTGATTTACAAGCTCTAGTGCTTGACCGTAACTGGTTCGGCCCAAGTAGATTTTTGAAAGACTGGATTATGTCTTGACCGGTTAATAAGTTTGTGTTTGTTTATAGTCGGTCAAATGATCAGCCATCTTATGCCAAACAGAACGTAATGCTTGGATACTTATAACAATGTGTGAAACATATTAACAATTCATCAATAAAGATTGACAATACAAGGAAACTAGTGACCACGAGCCTATATCGTTGAACGTTTATGCATACAAGTTCAATATATGGCATGTAGCATGTCGAAATCATATAAGCCACCTGAGCAAGATCGACACAAGACAATTGCTACTACCTTAATTCAAGATAAACAAACCGGCAATTTACTCTACCTCCCTGCTAGTCATTATAAAAACCTCTGATATGATGAATTGTATTCAGAGTTGGCTTATTACGAATTTGAAAGGTCACGTGGTCACCCGTCGTGATCTCACAATGGCCTCGTTTCAACGCGTTACTAGTCGCGTCCAATATCCCCTGGATCAACATCAATTAAACTTGAACTTCCTATTTGAGTTGCATGGCTGCCTAGGAATTGTACTATCCAGCCTAGTTTTAATCGCTCTGCTAAAATGACAGAGCCTTTGATTACAAACCAGACATCGTGAATGGGGCCAATTTTTTATCTCGAGATTTTAGTACTACCTAGTTTTCATTCAGACTTGACCGTCACTCACTCTTAAAACATCCATCCTTTGACAGAATTCGCTTTGTCATGCGACATCTCTTGACAAAGGCATTCGCTTCATCCTATCGACAAACTTACCGCCCTCTTGCAAAGCCATTCATACTTGGTTACCGACTTCATCACAAAATGGCGGCCAACAACTTCTCAGTTGATAATGCCCTCGTCGGAAAAGTAACGGCATACGTTGAGAAGTACATGTCCAACTACGACGCATCCCATGACTTCAACCACATCAAACGTGTTCTTCGCCTCTCTCACCACATTCAATCTCATACGCCTTCGACATGCCGGTCCCTCGTCACTCTGGCCGCATTGCTCCACGATGTTGGCGACAAGAAGTATCTCCGTCCCGGTGAAGATCCCTCACGCATGGTGGCCTCGGTGCTTGTATCCTTTGGCGCACCGCAGGATCTCGCCGACACCGTTCAGGCCATCTGTCTCGGCGTCAGCTACTCCTCCGAAGTCAAAGACCCGGCGCACACTCGGGCCCTGGTGGAGACATATCCGGAGCTGGCGGTTGTGCAGGACGCCGACCGGCTGGACGCCATTGGTGCGGTTGGGATCGCGAGAACGTTTGCGTTTGGAGGAGCCAAGAGCCGCACGTTGGAGAACACCATCGAGCACTTTGACGATaagctgttgttgctggaggGCATGATGAAGACAGACGAGGGAAAGAGAATGGCCAAGGAGAGGACGGAGAGATTACGACTGATGAAGCAATGGTGGCAAGAGGAGACGGCCGAGTAGATGGAGCTCTTGAGAAATTTGATTCATTAAAATCCAAAACATAATCAATTACAAAAAGCAATTCGATGTTGTTCTCTCATAAGACTTAAACAATTTTATCTCGCTTGTTCAGTCTGTCTTACAACAGAAGGAGGTTGATAACTACCACCAATAGAATCTCACTCACTGTTCGATTCTCCATGAGGCTAAAAGCACAGTCAGGGCCCCCGCAAACCTTACGAGGAGTAAGAACCCTTACGAGCGGAGCGACCTTACGAGAAAGAACCTCAAAGGCTAGAACAGTCGGGGATTCGGTCCAATTGACGCCCTTTATTCTCACCTGACTCAACCAACATGGCTGATCTGCGTTGGCTTCTTGTCTTACATGAGAACCTGTATGGACTATATTAGCCCAGGGGCTGTGACTAGAAGGAAGGACAAGACATCAGCTCGGGTCATTGTTCACGACATAACCAAATAGGGAATATGAAGTATAATATAAGACCCGTGATAGTAACCGCCGCTTACTTCTCTTTGTGCTTCTCACTCATAAGTATACCTACTGTCTCTCATATATCGCTGGCTATACGACCTGTTGACTTGAACGTTCTCAACTGCCCACGATGGATACGCTCCCCACAGAAATTGTCATCCAGATCCTGGACAACCTCCCAGCCCCAGCCATCAAGCAAGCCCGTCTTACATCCCGAACCTTCAACTCGATTCTCGCGAAACGCACATTTGAAGTCCTCGTCTCGTTCTTAGACCCGGAAGTGGCGCAAAACACAATCGTCACTGTCGCACAAGATCCTGTGCGACGGTGTCGACGACCCTCAATCTGGTCACCAAGATGCAGCGTACCTCGGAATTTACCTGTTGACGACTCATTCCTTATGGCGCTCTGGGTTGGTTTGCGTGGAAGTTCATGGATCGCAGGTGTTGAGGGGGACAAATTGGACGTTAATAGGTGGCAGAATGGGGTGGGAAAGGACATTAGTGAAGATGAGTTGAGGGGAGTCTTGTTTCGATATGCACTTTATCTGAGCTATATGAGCGAGTGCGAAGAGGAGCAAGACATACCACAGGCTTGGGTTCTCAACTTGATGTGCGGGAAGACAGAATGTTGACACTTTATGCATCAACATGAATGGATCATATTTGGCAGGGATATATACATGGCAACAGCGATTGATTTACTTGGCATGGCCAAATATAAAGGGGTTTGTTCCCCAATTCTTAATAAGCGTATCACAATGGATGagaataaatagtatatgaATGTTTGCGACCGTCTATATTTTATAACTACACCTTTCAACAGGTGCAGCGGAAATCAAAATCTAGTCTAAATGAATGGTCGCTAGTATGAAGTATTAAATGTAGAAATTAGCATATAAAGTCGTTTTGCATATCGCGTTCGGATCTCATATAATGCATTCCCCCCAATCCCGTCATCGCTCGGCCCAATCACATTGGTGTCCGAAGCGGAATAAAAATAACCCCCTATGTACTAACGCCGTTCGCTTTCACGAACAAAAATCAAATCATACCCAAGTGTTATGCTTTTCATGCATCATGTAAGGATCGTAAGAATGTttgaaaaaagaagaagtaaGGTGTGGTTAATCAATCGGTTAATCAATCAACCAGAAGAAGGTCCAGTTTAGATGAGATAGGCAGCGGCGAAACCGACAATGGCCAGGAGACCAGTGACGGTGTTCATGCCAGCACCGGCAGTCACAGGCTCGGGAACATCAGAGGTGGAAGGCTCGTGGTCCTCGTTAGAGTCGGAACCAGAGCCGGAACCGGAACCAGAGTTAGAGCCAGAACTGGAGGAGCTGTCACCACCGCTGCTACCCTTGCTTCCACTGTCGCTACCCTCACTGCCCTTGCTACCACTGTCGGTGCCGTCGTCGTTGCTGGGTTGCTCGCCCTGAGGAGTCTTTCCACCCTCGGAACCGgagtgaggaggaggaggagcgacacCGGTAGGGTGAGCACCGCCAGAAGGAACGGGGTGGTAGGTGTGGGGAGGGTAGACAGCGGTAGCGTTGTGGGCGTGATCGACAGGAACGGTGTAAGTGATGGTCTTGGTCACACTCTGGCCGTGGTTGGTGGGGTGAGGGTAGGCGTAGGTCTGAGTCTTGGTGATAACGTCCTGGCCGGGGTGAGTAGGCTCATGAGGCTTGCTAGGCTCGGTAGGGTTGTGGTGAGCAGGCTCGGTTGGGTTGTGGTGAGCAGGCTCGGTTGGGTTGTGGACCTCAGTGACAGGGCAGATAGTTGTGGAAACAGCAATGGTCTCGGTTGTGACATGGCCAACAGGGCAGTTGACGACGGTGGGAGGGCACTGAGTGACGGTGTAAGTCTTGGTGCTGTAGACAGTGCTGGTAGTGTACTGAGTAGGCCCAGTGACGGTGCCGTTCTTGTAGACAGTGGTGAATCCAACGTGAGTCTAGGGTCATGTAAGTCAGTACGTTTTCCAAGTCGAGTAGTGCTTATGAATAATACTCACATCGTCGTAGTGAGCGTTGGCAACAGCGGCCGCAGCAGCGAGGATGATGGCGGAAGTCTTCATGATAGTGTTTGGTGCTTAGTATGTATGTTTGTGTTAACGAATGTACTTTGTCAGTGTATGTAAGTCGACAGAGCGGATCTTTGAACGAAAGACGATGGTGTATTAGATAGTACGAAGGAAGGGGCTGTAGACGAGGCAAAGCATTTCTTATATCTCATCAACATGGTGGCCCAGTTTGTTGGGTGTGTAAGCGAGATAGGGCGGAGCCGACTAACTCATGGTTAATTCGATTCTATTCCAGGCGAATGGCGGCCGACTAGTTCAGTGGTGTTACTAGCAGGGCTGATGATAAGCCATGCCGAAGTAGTGGCTGTTGAAAATGCTAACGATGGATACGAGGTGTGGGTAGGGTGGACTTGTCCGGTGCCAATACCCTGGATCTTTCCGTATTGCTGTCAGATGTTAGTGACCATTCACGGCATTCCTCCCAGTCCCGAATAGGCACACATGGCCCAAAAGAGCCGTGATGTTTGTCTTGGCCCTGTTATCAAGAACTTGCAGCGGGCCGTGGTAGCCATGTAGCCATGTCGCTCAACTGCACCTAGCAAAGTCTAGAGCAAAGCTTTGCAGACGTGCCCCACGGTGATAGCTCCCAAGCTCACCGAGCTTTGCAATTTCAAATTTTCTCTCGATCGCCCCAGCAATAGTGACCCGAACCTTGGCAGGCAACATTGTATGCAGTATGTCCACTCTGCTCTGCACAATTAAAATGGGAGGGACCGGGGGCTGATGGACAATCCAGATCGGAACCCTACGCGCATCGCATAGTGTGGCTATGTCAGCATGCAACGATTCGATCTTGTGAGAAAGCTTAAACCACAAGTTAATTGGGAATGGCAGACGTAACGTCAGGCTGTCATGAGTGGTGTAAGGCTGCCACCAAGAATTGAAAGGTGGCTATTCTTGGAATATGGCGTTCGTCGCCCGCGGAAAGCTAGCCCAGCCCTGTCCCATGGGCTTTTGTGCCCAGCGCCGGGCCTGCCGGTCAGCCACATTTGCCATTATCCAGTGCATGGTCCGAGATGGAGCCATCCCTCTGGGTCCGAGCCTCAACAAGGTACATCGCCGACGCTGGTAAAAACCAACGATGGAAATAATTGGAACGTTTCGTTTCAACGGCCTCCAGTTCACCCGATGACTTCATACGAAGCCTCGTGGCTCTAAACCCAGTTTTGGATTCTCGACCTCCAAATAGATCGTAACTTAGAATAGAATGATGTGTAGCTGGGGATTGAAGACTGAAGACTAAAGACAAGGGTCTGGAGATCTCGGATTTTGCTATCGCGCAAAGTAATAGGCCTCGAGCACcgtatcctcttgacccgcTGGGTGAGTCAGTTGGCAAGTGACTTTGACCAACACCCTTCTTTATTCATTTGCTGTGCCCTTCTCTTGCAAAGCATGGCCATATGGACCATTCCCATTCGCACAGCGACTCGTTATCTGTTTTGTTCTTCGTATTGACCACACCCTTTTCATGTGGCTCGCGGTATCTTCCAAAGTGTCAACTTGTCACTGGTTCGAGAATACCCTAAAAATGACAGGGTGGGGGGATCGTGGTAAAAACTTTCGTAGTAACGTTGCCAGGTTGCACGAGAAACTTTACCATCTACCACCCGTCAGTTACGTAGTTGATGTAGGCTCTGTGGCTTGTTTTAGCACCACAGCCACAGCCTCATCGCACTCAGCCTTCGATTCTAGCGTCGGCGATCGTCATCCAGTAAGCTTACAAGAAGCCGTGTCAGCGGCTTTGATAAATATCGTCCAGCCGCTTCATTCGCATTCGCAAGCTGTTATTCTGGTCGTTTCATCCAAGTCACGCCATGGAGATATCCGTGGTAGAACTTTGAATTTAGACTCAGCTTCAGTCTTCCAACATACACAATTTGAGTGAGTCTTTCAGCCAGCCCTCGTCTAGGTAACATCGGTCAGTCGAACATTCTGCGGGTACAGCCAGACCTGGCTTGGACAGGGGATAAGGCGCGATACCTAACTTGAGGGA includes:
- a CDS encoding hypothetical protein (BUSCO:50781at5125) — encoded protein: MSAIQLSFSLRVSSGVKTVHLLGSWDGYVGQLPLSKDKSSSKSGSWKGTFRFQNSTLEAGQRYWYYYIIDGYHVAHNPSVTSTVEPTTGRELNILDVPTDSHKSSSRSSSSKSSSKSSSSSKSSSKSSSSSHKSSSSKSSSSSKSSSHSSKDKESRSSRSSRHSSKLSLDIPKGRPLSISQIQAPKPMSPHATKHILDASYYDNGELDELADRLGSANIEDEFITDFSTSPVSSSGSSLSYRSDSSSPNSSLSGYSTPGSDVSSCTCERYGITRKGERVKLDCGGSRCGFDDSDSCSSDSEDEDDYEPVSPASSRRHGVVA
- a CDS encoding hypothetical protein (SECRETED:SignalP(1-17)) yields the protein MKTSAIILAAAAAVANAHYDDTHVGFTTVYKNGTVTGPTQYTTSTVYSTKTYTVTQCPPTVVNCPVGHVTTETIAVSTTICPVTEVHNPTEPAHHNPTEPAHHNPTEPSKPHEPTHPGQDVITKTQTYAYPHPTNHGQSVTKTITYTVPVDHAHNATAVYPPHTYHPVPSGGAHPTGVAPPPPHSGSEGGKTPQGEQPSNDDGTDSGSKGSEGSDSGSKGSSGGDSSSSSGSNSGSGSGSGSDSNEDHEPSTSDVPEPVTAGAGMNTVTGLLAIVGFAAAYLI
- a CDS encoding hypothetical protein (BUSCO:51259at5125) gives rise to the protein MAANNFSVDNALVGKVTAYVEKYMSNYDASHDFNHIKRVLRLSHHIQSHTPSTCRSLVTLAALLHDVGDKKYLRPGEDPSRMVASVLVSFGAPQDLADTVQAICLGVSYSSEVKDPAHTRALVETYPELAVVQDADRLDAIGAVGIARTFAFGGAKSRTLENTIEHFDDKLLLLEGMMKTDEGKRMAKERTERLRLMKQWWQEETAE